From the Conger conger chromosome 13, fConCon1.1, whole genome shotgun sequence genome, the window GTCTTCTAGTTGAGTGTATGCCATCAATATGAATGACGTCACCACTGATCTATTCTCCATCGTGTAGTTTTACAATAAAACCTGCAGAGAAAAATAACATGTTTAGtaaccatttttatttgaagaGGATCTTTAGGATGCATCTTTCAGGTCGTTACACCAGAGAAGTTATGCTTGCCTTTTGTATTGTACTCTATAGCCTCAAATACAGTCATCaacattgcaatgcatttttgGTATCACAGGCTTTCTCAGTGGATTCACACATCCAAGCTGGAAGATGgtggttttatttttgatgCTGGCATTTTCGTTTCTCTTGAACAACAAGACAGAGACTTGCAGTTTTGAGGGATGTAGACACTACATGATTCCCTGAAAGAAATATTGGGATTCTACTGCCATTTAACTTTATGCCAATATGGGTGTATATTTCAATGGATGTAAATATGGAGTATATTAGGTTCAGTTCACTTGTATCTTGTATTTGTTATGGTGTGAGATTGAAACAGTTTAGTTTTATATGTGTATTTGCTGGCATGGCTGCCCACATGGCAGAATTCTGAAGAAGCCTTTCTTGACATAACTCCCAACTCCCAGCTCAGTTATAATTATGCTCGTAACAGAAATTAAATTGGTCAGATCTGATGGTGAAATCGGGCTCTGGTCTCGCCagctcagatcacattttttaaagtgGTAAAGCTCCAGAACAGGCCCAGCACAGGTAAGACTGCATCAGCGCAAAAGGGATATTTCACTGCATGCGTTGTCACTGTAAAAAAGTGGGTTAATAGTTGTACTACCAGGTTAAATGTGGGGAAATTATTGTATTCTCTCCATGCAGCAATTTGGAGTTTGTTCAAGTTTTATGAAGATCGGTGATTGCTAAGCCTGATTCCTCCCAAGTTTTTAGCTGTACAATTTATAGTGTTTCCTCCCCATTCAGTTTTAGGGAATAATacgaataataatacaaataataatactactactaataataataataaatacacaataattaaaacataataatagtaatattatTTGGTAAGTTGATGTTTTCTTCtagggttcaaattgtatctatgtggtcaTGCTAGGACTAGGAACCGTGGtttcctctcgggtcctcatcgcacttgtccctgggttcaATATGCACTTCACTGtacttcactctggataagagcatctgctaaatgcctgtagtgtaatgtcatgcaataataataataataataataataataataataataataataataataataaaataataataataaaataataataataataataaagcatttATGAGTTATGATAATACAAATACTCTACATCACAAAGTTCCTGGCATTTGTAGTGTGTTACACAGACAAATCACATTTCACTAAAAATATAGATACATACTACATACCCAGCAGTTATTTCATTGAATATTGGCTGCAGATCACAGACTTATGGAATGGATCCTTCACTCAACCTTTTTTATAAAGAACAGGTCCATGCAAACACACCTGTtgtagtcagtgggtgacgtcATACCTGGGTTATGTTCCATACTCTTACAGTTACAGTGACACGACAGTTATAATTAAACACTAATCACCCAAAGGTATTAACTGTAACAGCATTGAGTACAAGTGTATTTATGGAGAAGCAGCAGGAGAGATATTTAGGAGAGCTAAACAGTAGACATGAAATTTAAAGCAAATCTACAAATTGTTCTTTGTTTCTTACTGAGTCTCATTCTTAGATTGTAAGCTTGCCTTTTGCCAGACTATCAAAattcataaaaagaaaaactgtttcagcatttcaataaatgttttaattggcTGCCAGTCACAGTATCCTGTAAGCAACACATCCCCTTCCTCACTTGCTAAAAGTTTAGCCATGTTGCAGCCGATGAATTCACTCCTCGGTAGGGTTGCCACCTGTCCTGGATTCTCCGGGACTGTCCCGGATAtttgttgtctgtcctggaGAAAATAATGACACGAAATGTCCCGGACGGAATCTAAGTATTTTCAagtgttgcatacattagtattgcttgatgaaatgtagacagcgtatccagtgttcattcctaaatgtaatgtaacaagtgGTGCAGGGACTTTATTAACCTTCACgaattacactctttatttttgtaatgaaagaggaattggcaccaagcacaaggtagttgagcaccacattccttcaggctcacgcaCCCTCGAGAGTGATTGACAGGTCCCAGAACACACAAATATTTCAGATAAAGAATGCATTTTTTGGTTTAGACTCTACTCCACATCAACGCGTTGTGACGACCATTGTATTTGTGCCAAATGTGAATGCTCTGAAGCAGTCAATCAGCGAATGTGattttaagagagagagaaagagataaaaTTGAAAAGAATTTTGAAGTAGACCTCCAAGCCTAATGAAACAAATGAAACGATGAGTGGCGAAACGGACAAGGAGGATGATGTGCACGGGCAAATTAAAAATCCAATTCCTCAAAAAAGACTAAAACCTTCTGTATCATAAAATATGAGCTGTATGGTAGCTGGTTGAAAGAATCCCCAAGCGATCAGTATTCTGCCTTAAATTTTTCCATCAACAATTCTTGTGAAATATGAAGGCAGTTTGCAATTGACCGTCACGCCAACAGTGAGAAGCATAAACTTTTGATgcacagaaaaaggaaaaactaaaCAATAATGGTTTTCATGAGGAAAAGAGGCAGCAAACAGGGTTTTTCAGCAAttaactgtatttttttcctctgtgtgccagtttgccatttattttagctttatttgcaTATCTGTTCATATTTGCCGGGCCAATTGCCATATTACCATAATTATTGCATTATGAAGATGGCTTTCAAAATCAGGCAAATGCTTTAGGGAAAATGCAAATGACCTGATGGTCCATAATGCTGTATTATGTAATCATCAAAACAGAATAAAGTTGTTATTACACATAACCGGTTGCCTACATCACTTTATTTTACGTGGTCACAGCCAGAGTCTGATCATTTTCAGAGGTTATGCTGTTATGGAACAAAATATGGCCTATACAGTCATACATGTTTCCTCTTTTGATTACCactatttattcatatttagtcATGCAGTCACAAAGCTGGTTAACTCACTAGGCTATACTTCTGCACCAAGTAAAAACTGGAACCCCTTCaaatatggaacatggactaaagtaaaaacaatagcTGTTCCGAGTTTTACACTGCATACAGTCCGgcttactcagtttgccaggtccgtatgtgtccaggatttttacaggactgaggtggcaaccCTACTCCTTGGGTTCTCACTAAAGCTGACAGATACAACTGTCGCCAGGTCAGTTTGATGAACCCATTTGTACAGATGAGAAAGTGTGCAaccatttttgcagtgttttaatTAAGCCTTGATAAATCTGGATGTCACAATCACAGAGAATTTAGAAAATGGCTTAAATGGTGCAAGACACgtgtaccatttacaatactcattttagtttagtttattttagcATTACCACATTGAAGAGATTTCGGTTTTTTTGTTTCAGTATTGGCCTTACGACATGATTGAGGTTTTACATTCCTCAATCATTTCGTGTTTGGAGAACAGTTTCCCTCCCACTAACTAGATCATTAGAGAATAACAGAAATACCTTTAACTGGTAAAAACAGAGAAAAGGGTCAAGTGTACCAGAGCTAGTGAGCGGAGCGGAGCGCGAGCGAACGAGGAGCGGAGTGGATGGAATTTTGTTGGAGCGCGGAGCGCCACTCTGTTTCGCTCCAATTTTGCTCCGATACCGCTCACACCATGAGTCTGAGGCATGCCCAAATCCACCCAGAATTAATTTCTTCCTTATACAACCAAGACCGTTAAACTTCAAAAATTGGCCATTTTAAGCTTGTTGCTGGAGATGGAGTTCGCAAATTATTTTAGAAAGGATACTGATAAGTCATACAAGTGCACTATTCCTACCAAACAACTAGATACCAACAATATAGAGCAAGAACAACCATGTGGTGACATTATTTCAGTGAGTAAAGATTCATTTTGGAATCTAAGAAGACACATTTCGCGGAAACATGAGCGTGTGCTACGCGAACACACGCAGAGCAAAGAAAAACGTGAGCAATTTGAATATGCTTCATATCAAGTAGAAGGCTAAATTAAATACAggctaataatacaaataaaataaattagtttTGCCATTCAAAGTAGGCCTAatacgatttttttttttatttacttatcaCTGTTCATGAAATTGTATTTCATAGAGAAAGAaatgcagcagcagcaacaacagaaaaaaagtgaGGCATTTAAAAGTATCTTCACTGCAGCCAGAGCCCCAACCATATTTAGGACGAGAAAGAAGGAACTGGAcacagcctttttttaaattatctaCATGGACTATGAACCGCTGAGTAAAGGAGAACGAGAATGGATACGACACTTTGCCAGCGTGGCCCAGCCAGGCTACACACCCCCCTGCTACAACACTGTGTGGGACAGCCTTATGCCGCATGCTCTTGGGGAGATGGAAGCAAAGCTGCGAGACCTATCGGCTACATTTCTGATGGGCTAATTGTGGCCGCATAGCTATGGTTATGGTTTCTTAGCCATAAGCGCTTTTATccggtttttgtttgtttaaaacttGGATGCTTAGCCTGTATTCTTTAGGCAATTGATCCCACTGATCCCTTTATTTTTAGGCTTATGTGTATCGACGTTGCCAAGCTTGTTCGTTGCTGCATTTGTCTAtgtctttaaaaagaaatgttctATGAGTGAAATTATTGCCGTTGCTCTTAGTTCTTTAGGATTAAGTTTTCTGTTTAAGGTGACAATTCGGTTTGTAGATTATTTCTCCCTCTTTTAAATTGGAGCGAGCGTGAAGCGATTTCACTGGAGCGGGAGGATTTTTAAGTGGAGCGCAGAGCGAAATTGAGCGGAGCGGCCTGATGCGAATTTGAGCGGAGGAGCGGCCGAGTGAACAGCCACCTGAGCGAGGAGCGGGATATTCTGACCGCTCAGCTCCGCTCACTAGCTCTGCAGTGTACACTTGGTGTCATATCTGTGAGCATTGTACAACTGTGTATTAAagtgaactgcagtgtttgtacaatgttaaaatgtagatGGGAAAAGGGATTGAATTCTACAGGCAGAAAAAACTTATTCTTGTCCTGCTGCAAAGCAAATTGTGTAAAAACATTAATCACACAGTGAAAATTAATTTGAGCTCATTGGCtttaaaaaagtgaattaaTCAAGGATGAGACTAATTCATCATCACCGACAGTTGTGTTATCTTATTTTTACAAGTTATAAAGAGTTTGAAAATCTGAACCCTGATGGCTTGAATGCTAACTCCATAAACAACAGGATTAAACAATGGGGGAAATATCAGGAAGTAAAGGGACATGAATATGCGAGCTTTATAAGGTACATGATTCATGTTGAAACGACTTTGAAAGACTTCAAAAAAGCATCCCACTGCGTAGTTAATGACAGCCAGTAAGTGTGGGGTACATGTTTGAATTGCTTTCTTCTGGGAATCTCTAGAAGCAAACAGGCAGATTTTGAGTATTTGTGCATATGAAAATAGTATCATGAGGAACTGCagagtaattaaaaaaacatttacaacaaGGCCAACTATGCTGTGAATTGAAATTTCAAGACAAGAGAGTATGACTAATTCAAAATTGCTGCAATGCAGCTTTTCAATGAACCTGTGACAAAATGTACGCTGTACAGTTAATATGAAATAGAGCCCAAAAACAGTACAAGGATAAATCCAGGAAAAAGCAATAAGGGCACACACTTTTCTGTGCGACATTATTTGGTGATAGTGTAATGGCTGACAAATGGCAACAAACCGGTCATAGCCCATCACTgctaaaatattaaattcaaCTGAAGCATATGTGTGCATACAAAAGATCTGTAAAAGACAAGCAGTTAGAGACATTTCATAAGACTGAGACATTAAATAACCAAGTACTGATGGTAACAAAGATATGCTGCCATAAATTCCATTCACTGCTAAATTacacattaaaaaatacatgggTTCATGTAGACTTCTGTTTGTGAAAATTACGAAAATAAGAACTACATTTGCAAATACCATAATGATGAACAAAAGCAGGAATCCTGTGAAGTATACATATCTATGGTCTTCTAGTTGAGTGTATGCCATCAATATGAATGATGTCACTGATCCATTGTCCATGCTGTAGTTGTACAATAAACCCTGCAGGGAAAAATAACATGGATTGGATGTTTTGAGTTGCAGACAGATTATTTCAAGCCTAGCTTAGTGATGCTCAGCCTAATCACACAGTAGTATTGATGTAAATGATGGGATTTTATAGAAAAACATAGCCAAAGATGCACTCtttgaaatgtgcatttctttgcTTTATCCTTCCAAATGGCCAACTGATCCCATATTTGTCATGGTAGTACCAAGGTAAGAGATCAGCATACTCACAAGGTTTCATGATAATCTGTGATTGTTACAAATGGCTGCTGACATCTGATACCCACCAAGTTTCATAGCTCCACAATTTACACTTTTTTTATCCCCATTCAGTTATAgggaataataatattaatattattaatcatagtaataataattataataacaacaatatatatctatatatatttatcataAAAATACTTGCATCGTAAAGTATACTTGCATGTGTAACGTATTACAAATaacatttcagcaaaaatataaatacatacccGGccgatatttaatttaatattggcttccttttgaaattattattgtttttctatGTTCTGTGTTCAACCCTGTTGGTGTTCTGCAAACAACACACTGATGGAATAGATCCTTTTTTATAAAGGACTGTACCATGTAAACACGCCTGTTGTAATCAGTTGGTGATGTCATAGCTGGGCTATGTTCAGTACACTTACATCCAGCAGTGACACTACAGTTAAACACAAATTCCCAAAGTTATTAACTGTAACAGCATTGAGTACAAGTACGTTAATGGAGAAGCAGCAGGAGAGATGTTTGGGTAAACAGTAGGCATGTTAATTTTGGCTAAACAAACGTACTAtactcattctcattctctgaTTGTAGACCTGCCCTTGGCAGTCAATGaaaattttctttaaaaagtcGGAAAGcggtttttgcattttcataaatCTTTTCATTGACTGGCAGTTTCAATACCCTGTAAGCACCACATAGCATAAGATagcataatgatgagaacaagCCATTCAACCCAGTGCACCTACTGCTTAGTTAGCCAAATAGTATTGAGCACCGTATCaaacctggtcttgaaaacccccagagaAAGATCTACTGGTCACTAAATTCATATATTTGGTGTATATAATGTGCATGGGTAAGGGAGGAGGGAGGCCTCCCATGTACTGTAGTTAGATATATCAGGTATGTGGTGATAGAGACATTCACTGCTAATTACCTGAAGTTAGACAATATAAAGATGCAACAGGGATATACAAAGTTTTTGGGACATAGTGTTGCTGTGCAGCACGCAAGAGAAAACTGAAACACACgtgtgttgtgttggcagtggcTAACATAGGTCTGTTCCATCTCTACTGAACTAAAGCCAGCTACTCCATAATGTTTCTGTATATGGCATTGAAGTGGGAGCTTTTGCTCTTGGAGATGTCATTCGTTAAATTTGGCAGACCTGTGCTTGCTTGACTCGTATGAATGGGCTCGTACCAGTACAACTGCGTTATAGCCTCCCTAGTACCGAGAACGGatacatgaaacacattaaccCTTTAATTCTACTGACGAAGCAGGAATACTAATACAGAGGTAGGAAGTGTACACAAACAGTGACGGTCCCAGTCCCGGAACCCCAGGCTTATTGGTGAGTTTGCAAAGCTCTCTGAAAAGGGCAATACTCCAACCACCATGTTCACCACTTGACCTTAGGAGAGTCAGCAACCACAGAGATTCACCTGACACTCACCTAGACTCAACTGAACATGCTGGAGACTTACAAGTACGCCAACTAACTGCAGCTACTGCTCCAAGGGTCATCAAACACAGAACCCTGGGCGGTTGGCGAGTACCGCAAAGCTCTCCATTTAACCTTAGTCTAATACATAGAAACAAACAAGAACAAAGAAGGCAATGAAGAGCATGAGTATTCCGGGCAGGAGGTTTATGCAAAAGTAAgctaaatacacaaatacaggaGTATCTCCGATGTAAACCCCCAGACTATCGGGGTGCGCAGCTCTCTCTCATGAGGGTGTTACCTCCGACAGTGGCGTGTGTATTGAGACTTAGTGCAATATGTACAATAACAGACATGCTATGACGGAAACAGAAACAATGACTTTTGAAAGTGACAAAATGAAACACCTCTCGAAACTAAAGTAAACATGTGGCTGTCAAGCCTCAATTCCCAGAGGAATCCTGTCTTCCAACTGAGAGatgtgtctgacatttgtgcacaaaataaaatgtgaaggtGAATGTGAACGTGTGACGGACTGTCCTCACtactgtaggggtcctcgcacgggccgccaaataacgcagggattttactctctacgaaaccggggcgccagttaaacgttgtgtagctgTATAACtgcaaatatctaaccacaaatttagtattttaattaataattaaaataaccaatattaatgattaaacataccgataacctgaaggttggaagttcttcgaaactatatttattaaacaaacatacaaacacataacagataaactaacggaaatttagttgggtaaattagtaggttaagttagggcgtgtatgtgtgtgtgggcacgcgcaagcgcgcgtgtcgcttgaaaaaaggaaaggtgggagtagctagcttgagtaagctagagttctgggtatggtaatgagttagagttagctgtgagatgggactacttgagtagttttactctatatatgcgcaaaagacggcaaatcaattcacgtacatatatatgtagctaaccaaacacattacaatagtaggatggtaaatattgaaacagattcacaaaaacagttaagactaaactaaacactggctatgcctgaatgtttgttctcttactgagtccatacgcattggatccaaaagatgtgctgtccttataggagccgcgatggtgctgtgaatgcgtgtcctggagagatgcgcaggctggggcgtcttagccgcgcactgtcgtctggtccactcggttgctggaaggatgttcgcttgtcctttttccgggtggaaaagtttgttgctgttgttcgatggtgagctttgcaggagtaaactgatgtagcgttccgcgtacaccagtttccactcgctataggccacgaagttaccgcaaggtaactgggtgtgtccgtaggcctggtagtgcgctgtgcagcattcagcctctgtgcagatcacgcaagtatcggagcagatgagctgaagcgaatggccaaaaagggtgcgtcgaagagaagaagcagaagaggcagaaaaagcagaagagagatcccaagaacgtgtcttgctcttatacgggaccatttattgctcccgccattacgggattggctgaaccaagttagacgtcattcgtggtggacgtcgcagaattttcctgtgggaatgtggaagttgtagtcgctacatcccccctgtggtcttaggatgcggctgaagccagtgttccttgagagcataaaagtcagttcacagtccacaggtcaagtacattgggtcggtaacacagttcacaattgactgacaaacatccaggcatttatcaacaattaactaaactggtctaaaacacatgatacaaacaatgtgaaacactaaggtcgaacagtgaatacattgtcacaaaacataagaaaccttggtgaaagggttagtcgttttgttagttcaggtgtcttgttagttattggatggtgtccagaaggtggagcaccaacaggaatgacccagccatgaaaatgttcagatgatgtaggggtctaggatggagaggctgtagcatgcaatactttacgatggttcagtaggtgtagaaagaagcaatgaacatTTACAAGTTATGACAGGTGTCGGATTTGACTCTACAgcacctacttacgatctgcgtttgctgctgctacatgcaaatctaagtggctgctataaactacgtgtttattttgccacccccctttggtaggaaaggtgtgcaaaagaaagtggtcaaagcttcagctgggagtctgcctgtgaggagaccacggctatagatcagtcttattcagtcgtttgatggaggttgaacaagaccagatagctctttggagtggttactcaaggcatacacactactgaacaaaggttagaggctttagttgtcctcagaggaactgaagaagctctcttcaaacaaggtatcttccctatcagagtcatgctggtgactctgaggcttgggcctaccgggtcggtcttctctccaattccggctggaatcagaatgtgagaagcgaccacggtggctcttaaccgggaacttactcacatgccgttgttttgagccattagactttaatggggcaacttgggaagtgccggcgggcttggttggaacaacatgcttagctgtttccaatacctcgttcctgggcacaatccttaaagtgtcccagaccatttgggcttcatttcttaattcaagggctgagtgttggccccttgaaaacagtgaaacatgagtttggatgcaggggtgcaggttgtgcacgaaaagggatttgaaggcttgatcttcatctaagccttgtccgtttctgccctggaaaaatgcatgtttaagtcgttggtaaaagtcttttggtcgttcagtacggctatgtttaacctccacagatttgatcatggctgtggcctgatcaaaccgtggcaggtactcagctaccaacgcttcacaaactttgggatagctggaaagaacctgtggtggaagttgttccacaaatgtatggatctctctggttgaggttttccatacaagttgtaccttttctcgatcggttgccctgggcagatccgagagacagtagtcaacttctctcaagtaactcagAATGTTAAATTctgagtccttggggtcaaatgtgtggacatacttcgccatggcctctagctcctcaaagcgaagaccatgtgaagttgcactagtctgcctgtttggagaaggagagactgaaatcacatttgaatgtgaatgcgtttcatgcggagctcgacgtcctcggtttggtttagggggtggagctacaaaacagtcattctcacaatggttggcagaagatgaattgtcgctgtcagtgtactgtacagagctgtcacctatcctctcagttataaagggaaagctagcgggattagcgttgctttctgtgtgcccaattaataatgcagaatctcctctaccgtgtccacgggagggttccctgacctcctcacgagaggggtgggcatggaaggtgcagtcctgtacttgcctgactgtttctcccttgcggagatggaccaccgttgggatggagtcccccctttccctctccagggaagaggtgggcaaaccattgcatgggtggtcaacagcactgcaatctgaggagactgacgagtctccatcagagcaagctgtggaaccgggatctgacaaacccgaatcaatttgtgaccccccttcccccgccttgtggtgtaaggaggaagcaggagaagctggagttgggcaagcctgagaaagcaggcttacagaagagagtggatgtggtagcttgtggcatccactcttcaactaaaataattcctctctgtaggaacaaagatctgattcggctgaatgcagatcacgcaagtattgtactgctttcttgccaacagtttgaagctcaagtaaaacactggtgtgttgtcctttgaggtatgccatctctgaatctaagtttttgttgctctgaagagcaagactaatctgtctggcaaaattcaagaccagacaacttagaattgggtcttttgactgggtgggggagtgacctttctcgttgattaatgagaacat encodes:
- the LOC133107391 gene encoding olfactory receptor 52D1-like, yielding MDNGSVTSFILMAYTQLEDHRYVYFTGFLLLFIIMVFANVVLIFVIFTNRSLHEPMYFLMCNLAVNGIYGSISLLPSVLGYLMSQSYEMSLTACLLQIFCMHTYASVEFNILAVMGYDRFVAICQPLHYHQIMSHRKVCALIAFSWIYPCTVFGLYFILTVQRTFCHRFIEKLHCSNFELVILSCLEISIHSIVGLVVNVFLITLQFLMILFSYAQILKICLFASRDSQKKAIQTCTPHLLAVINYAVGCFFEVFQSRFNMNHVPYKARIFMSLYFLIFPPLFNPVVYGVSIQAIRVQIFKLFITCKNKITQLSVMMN